In one Staphylococcus lutrae genomic region, the following are encoded:
- the purD gene encoding phosphoribosylamine--glycine ligase, whose protein sequence is MNVLVIGSGGREHAIAHKLNQSELVTRVYAIPGNPAMSHVAEVHSEIAENDHLAIVDFALSHDIKWVIIGPEQPLTEGLADALRSSNIKVFGPNKEAAQIEGSKSFAKRLMAQYHIPTAEYREIDDKNEALAYIETCELPIVLKKDGLAAGKGVIIAETREQAREAVETLYPEQQSKVVFEQFLVGEEFSLMTFVNGEYAVPFDTIAQDHKRAYDGDKGPNTGGMGAYCPVPHMSARVLAEANEKIAQPIAQAMKAEGYDYFGLLYIGAILTDEGPKVIEFNARFGDPEAQVLLTRLESDLMAHIIELEEKAPIHMKWKDNAVVGVMLASKGYPAEYEKGAKVTGFENDPGSYFVSGLKHNGRHFINAGGRVILAIGEGETIEAAQKAAYARVDKIESDALFYRKDIAHKALRDGL, encoded by the coding sequence ATGAACGTACTAGTCATCGGTAGTGGGGGGCGCGAACATGCGATTGCTCACAAACTAAATCAGTCAGAGTTAGTGACACGAGTTTATGCGATTCCAGGTAATCCCGCGATGTCTCATGTTGCAGAAGTTCATAGTGAAATTGCTGAAAATGATCACCTCGCAATTGTTGATTTCGCATTATCACATGACATTAAATGGGTGATTATTGGTCCAGAACAGCCGCTTACAGAAGGATTAGCAGATGCATTAAGAAGTTCAAATATTAAAGTCTTTGGACCTAATAAAGAAGCCGCACAAATTGAAGGCTCTAAATCATTTGCTAAGCGTTTGATGGCGCAATATCATATTCCAACTGCTGAATATCGTGAAATAGATGATAAAAATGAAGCATTGGCATATATTGAAACGTGTGAATTGCCAATTGTTCTTAAAAAAGATGGCCTCGCAGCAGGTAAAGGGGTTATTATTGCTGAAACACGCGAACAAGCACGTGAAGCTGTGGAAACACTTTATCCAGAACAACAGAGTAAAGTGGTCTTTGAGCAATTTTTAGTTGGAGAAGAGTTTTCACTTATGACGTTTGTGAATGGTGAGTATGCCGTTCCGTTCGATACCATTGCACAAGATCATAAACGTGCATATGATGGCGATAAAGGCCCGAATACAGGGGGAATGGGGGCGTACTGCCCTGTACCGCATATGAGTGCGCGTGTCCTTGCTGAAGCAAATGAAAAAATTGCGCAACCGATTGCCCAAGCAATGAAAGCAGAAGGATATGATTACTTCGGATTATTGTATATCGGTGCGATTTTAACAGATGAGGGTCCAAAAGTGATTGAATTCAATGCAAGATTTGGGGATCCCGAAGCACAAGTTTTACTCACACGTTTAGAAAGTGATCTGATGGCACATATCATTGAATTGGAAGAGAAAGCGCCAATTCATATGAAGTGGAAAGACAATGCCGTAGTTGGCGTGATGCTCGCCTCCAAAGGTTATCCGGCTGAGTATGAGAAGGGCGCAAAAGTGACAGGGTTTGAAAATGACCCAGGTTCTTATTTTGTCAGTGGTCTAAAACATAATGGTCGTCATTTCATCAATGCGGGGGGCCGTGTGATCTTGGCTATCGGTGAAGGTGAGACGATTGAAGCGGCACAAAAAGCTGCTTATGCACGTGTAGACAAAATTGAAAGTGATGCCTTGTTTTATCGAAAAGATATTGCCCACAAAGCATTGCGAGATGGATTGTAA
- a CDS encoding energy-coupling factor transporter transmembrane component T family protein, with protein sequence MIESWKTRYTFMDQVNIVTKLLVGVALFFFIIFIHHFDFMIYLATLMLIFMLLVAGTKWRVVLTFTFIATFFALTSSLFMIFYGKGQHLLLTFGFVKISTESLVRGLHLSFRTMTISYLGLAIAFTSQVIMIFYSFMQHLKVKPKIAYAFMAAFRMIPLMLASLFQLRNALKMRYQMIDNRNYVGFKHLKHLLIPLLSQNIRKAHRLSVAMEKKGFKDGPRTYYYHVPFSYKDLIFVGVIVIIIFASFFLANTLPITGITDAR encoded by the coding sequence ATGATTGAATCTTGGAAAACACGCTATACCTTCATGGATCAAGTGAATATCGTTACTAAATTATTGGTGGGTGTCGCACTCTTTTTCTTCATTATTTTTATTCACCATTTTGATTTTATGATTTACTTAGCAACTTTAATGTTGATTTTCATGTTACTCGTTGCGGGAACGAAATGGAGAGTCGTACTGACCTTTACATTTATCGCGACATTTTTTGCGCTGACTTCATCGTTATTTATGATTTTTTACGGTAAAGGACAACATCTATTACTTACATTTGGTTTTGTCAAAATAAGTACGGAAAGTCTCGTTCGAGGGCTTCACTTGTCTTTTCGAACAATGACAATTAGTTATTTAGGACTGGCGATTGCATTTACTTCACAAGTCATTATGATCTTTTATAGCTTTATGCAACACTTAAAAGTCAAACCTAAAATCGCGTATGCTTTTATGGCTGCTTTTCGAATGATTCCGCTCATGCTAGCCTCTTTATTCCAATTGCGAAATGCTTTAAAAATGCGTTATCAAATGATTGATAACCGCAACTATGTCGGCTTCAAACATTTAAAGCATTTACTCATTCCATTGTTAAGTCAAAACATTAGAAAAGCACATCGCCTCTCTGTCGCAATGGAGAAAAAAGGATTTAAAGATGGGCCACGTACTTATTATTATCACGTGCCTTTCAGCTATAAAGACCTTATTTTTGTTGGGGTAATCGTGATTATCATTTTTGCATCCTTCTTCCTCGCAAATACTTTACCAATTACCGGCATCACAGACGCACGTTAA
- a CDS encoding ABC transporter ATP-binding protein, whose product MLKVKNLRLKYPSAHHKTFDGIDLEIKDKEKVLLLGPSGSGKSTLLNVLSGIVPDLIDLPLKYDTLMPAKNAGVIFQDPDSQFCLPQVNEELAFILENQQVPRQDMDRRIQHALTQVGLDINPKQQIHQLSGGMKQKLAIAGTLLQGADTLFLDEPTAMLDIEATENLWNLLKSLWADQTVLIVEHKVEHIWQHVDRVILMNHRGQIIQQGTPDYIMSEFEDLLSEYGVWHPHAWARAPHPRHDAPKPIDKPHTFQFSYQQGAVQRGRRTLYQVDQLEILPGEWITLTGKNGTGKTSLLESMMQLIRYKGDMHYNGQKLTKIKSAAKHMYLVYQNPELQFIQNTVFDEICINYHHMGAEQAKSKTSDMLSLLDLKHVAQQHPFELSMGQKRRLSVATALSTNADIILLDEPTFGLDSQNTFKLLELFQNRIAQGQTVFMVTHDPHIIEKYPSRRLEVLDGKLYEYEVSAHD is encoded by the coding sequence GTGCTAAAAGTTAAAAATTTACGTTTAAAATATCCAAGTGCACATCATAAAACATTCGATGGGATTGACCTCGAAATCAAAGACAAAGAAAAAGTACTTTTACTAGGGCCCTCTGGCTCTGGTAAGAGTACTTTACTCAATGTTCTCAGTGGCATTGTTCCAGACTTAATTGATTTACCATTAAAATACGATACATTAATGCCAGCGAAAAATGCGGGTGTTATTTTTCAAGACCCAGATTCACAATTTTGCCTGCCACAAGTGAATGAAGAATTAGCATTTATTTTAGAAAATCAGCAAGTGCCACGACAAGATATGGATCGCCGCATTCAACACGCATTAACACAAGTCGGGTTGGACATTAACCCTAAACAACAGATTCATCAATTAAGTGGAGGAATGAAACAAAAACTTGCCATTGCCGGCACGTTACTTCAAGGGGCAGACACGCTTTTTCTTGATGAACCCACTGCGATGTTAGACATTGAAGCTACAGAAAATCTTTGGAATCTTCTCAAATCCCTGTGGGCAGATCAAACTGTGTTAATCGTCGAACATAAAGTTGAACATATTTGGCAACATGTTGATCGTGTCATTCTTATGAATCATCGTGGACAAATCATTCAACAAGGGACACCTGACTACATTATGTCTGAATTTGAAGATTTATTGAGTGAATATGGAGTATGGCATCCTCATGCTTGGGCACGCGCGCCTCATCCTCGCCATGATGCACCAAAGCCCATTGATAAGCCCCACACCTTTCAATTTTCATATCAACAAGGCGCTGTTCAACGTGGACGACGCACATTATATCAAGTCGACCAACTTGAAATTTTGCCAGGTGAATGGATTACACTTACAGGTAAAAATGGCACAGGTAAAACATCCCTATTAGAGTCTATGATGCAATTAATTCGCTACAAAGGCGATATGCATTATAATGGGCAAAAATTAACAAAAATCAAAAGCGCGGCAAAACATATGTATTTAGTGTATCAAAATCCAGAACTTCAATTCATCCAGAATACCGTCTTTGATGAAATATGCATTAATTACCATCATATGGGAGCAGAACAAGCCAAATCAAAAACCAGCGACATGTTATCGTTGTTAGACTTAAAACATGTGGCTCAACAACATCCATTTGAGTTGTCTATGGGGCAAAAGCGCCGTTTAAGTGTTGCTACTGCGCTCAGTACAAATGCCGACATTATTTTACTGGATGAACCTACCTTTGGACTTGACAGTCAAAACACTTTTAAACTTCTCGAGTTATTCCAAAATCGAATCGCACAAGGGCAAACGGTATTCATGGTCACACATGATCCTCACATTATCGAAAAATATCCATCACGTCGATTAGAAGTTTTGGATGGCAAATTATATGAATATGAGGTGAGCGCACATGATTGA
- a CDS encoding ECF transporter S component: MKKGLTLSDVLVTVLISVIFAVIYNLWWIVNNTVQPLGLHIDQLLYGMWFSAAVVAYLIIPKMGIALLAEFAAGAGETILMGRFDIPTIIYALLQGLACEIVFAIFRYQSRAFMVAILAGIAAAVISLPIDWYYGYLNEVATWNLILLISFRLISGAVLAGIFPYLLVKALDQTGVTRLFRPASKDDYDTL; encoded by the coding sequence ATGAAAAAAGGTTTAACATTATCAGATGTACTCGTGACTGTATTAATTTCTGTCATTTTTGCAGTCATTTACAATCTTTGGTGGATTGTCAATAATACTGTACAGCCATTAGGTCTGCATATCGACCAACTCTTGTATGGGATGTGGTTTAGCGCAGCCGTTGTGGCTTACCTCATCATCCCAAAAATGGGGATTGCATTATTAGCAGAATTTGCTGCAGGTGCTGGCGAAACCATTCTTATGGGTCGTTTTGATATTCCTACAATTATTTATGCTTTACTACAAGGTCTTGCATGTGAAATTGTCTTTGCGATTTTCCGTTATCAATCGCGTGCATTTATGGTGGCGATTCTTGCTGGTATCGCTGCAGCAGTCATCAGTTTACCGATTGATTGGTATTACGGGTATTTAAATGAAGTCGCAACATGGAACTTAATTCTATTAATTTCATTCCGTTTGATTAGTGGCGCTGTTTTAGCGGGTATCTTCCCTTATTTACTCGTTAAAGCATTAGATCAAACCGGTGTGACACGCCTCTTTCGTCCAGCTTCGAAAGATGACTATGACACATTGTAA
- the graF gene encoding glycopeptide resistance-associated protein GraF, with protein sequence MTEKDIKNAAEKAKDKEESLKDQAKETKDGIEKTKDDIQDTFE encoded by the coding sequence ATGACTGAAAAAGACATTAAAAATGCAGCCGAAAAAGCAAAAGATAAAGAGGAATCATTGAAAGATCAAGCGAAAGAAACCAAAGACGGCATTGAAAAAACAAAAGACGATATTCAAGATACATTTGAATAA
- the auxA gene encoding lipoteichoic acid stability factor AuxA, with translation MSLFNKYTEVIYSYIIGVLSILLSVIIFINIPLIQQFKAGKQPRTNIDNLWDFIMAFFNEIIRVMSKYIGDIPLASGMIILLFGLLMILIGRTLTNTTRFDYDISILFLLIGIIFFVLTLIFMSQVYGWTAFVFTIPFLVHIGYITYKDELNPLHRKEHYLWIIFSYGICYIMTQLALYTRIEANDVAPIDVLSINTFFVVLWLIGQMAIWNFLFLRRALPVSEEEITGETNEYSRSKKYQFTNTSKTHFKDIQHRTAEFTHDISHRTRRSIDMEKMRAKREALGKKWFAWARLEDDDIPSFLKVRPKWINRHYVMIACGVMLLFFILLEFNNRNALFMSGDWQLSQTQYVYEWVSLLLLLIIAIIFIVTSVVRMLRGKFYYLQLFMISILFFKLLTEYIVILFHGLLLSIFITPILVLMLVPAIVAFVLQLRQPVEPR, from the coding sequence ATGTCTTTATTTAATAAATACACCGAAGTGATTTACAGTTACATTATCGGTGTACTTTCAATATTGCTGAGCGTTATTATTTTTATTAATATTCCACTCATTCAACAGTTTAAAGCTGGTAAGCAACCTAGAACCAATATCGATAATTTGTGGGATTTTATTATGGCTTTTTTCAATGAAATCATTCGAGTCATGAGCAAATATATTGGAGACATACCTTTAGCTAGCGGTATGATCATTTTGCTTTTTGGCCTTTTGATGATTTTGATAGGGAGAACGTTAACGAATACAACACGCTTTGATTACGATATTTCTATTTTATTTTTATTAATCGGTATTATTTTCTTCGTATTAACATTAATTTTTATGTCTCAAGTGTACGGTTGGACTGCTTTTGTCTTTACGATCCCTTTTCTTGTACATATTGGTTATATTACGTATAAAGATGAATTGAATCCACTACATCGTAAAGAGCACTACTTATGGATTATTTTTAGTTATGGGATTTGTTACATCATGACACAACTGGCGCTGTATACCCGTATTGAAGCCAATGATGTTGCACCCATTGATGTTTTAAGCATCAATACGTTTTTTGTTGTGTTATGGTTGATTGGACAAATGGCAATTTGGAATTTCCTCTTTTTGAGACGTGCACTTCCTGTGTCTGAGGAAGAAATAACTGGAGAAACGAATGAATATTCCAGAAGTAAAAAATATCAATTTACAAACACGTCTAAAACACATTTTAAAGATATTCAACATCGCACAGCGGAATTCACTCATGATATTTCACATCGTACGCGCAGAAGCATTGATATGGAGAAGATGCGTGCTAAACGTGAAGCATTGGGTAAAAAATGGTTCGCTTGGGCACGATTAGAAGATGATGATATCCCTTCATTTCTTAAGGTGAGACCGAAATGGATTAATCGTCATTATGTCATGATTGCATGCGGTGTCATGTTACTGTTTTTTATTTTATTAGAATTCAATAATCGTAATGCGTTGTTTATGTCAGGGGATTGGCAATTGTCACAAACCCAATATGTTTATGAATGGGTCAGCTTGTTATTACTCTTAATTATTGCGATTATTTTTATTGTGACGAGCGTGGTCAGAATGTTGCGAGGTAAATTTTATTATTTACAATTGTTTATGATCAGCATATTATTCTTTAAATTACTTACGGAATATATTGTTATTCTATTTCATGGTTTGCTACTCTCAA